The Catellatospora citrea DNA segment TCATGCCCTGAACGATGACCTTGGAGTCCTTGGTGAGCCAGATAGCCATTGTCAGATCACTTCCCAGCCGCTGCGAGCTCGGCGGCGCGCTTGGCGGCGCCGTCCATGGTGTCCACTCGCTGCACGAGCGGGTTGTTCGCGCTGTCGAGGATCGCGCGACCGGCCTCGGCGTTGTTGCCGTCGAGGCGTACGACCAGCGGCTTCGTCACGGACTCGCCGCGGCCCTCCAGCATGGCCAGCGCCTGCACGATGCCGTTGGCGACCGCGTCGCACGCGGTGATGCCGCCGAAGACGTTGACGAACACGCTCTTGACCGCGGGGTCGGACAGCACGATCTCCAGACCGTTCGCCATGACCTCCGCGGACGCGCCGCCGCCGATGTCGAGGAAGTTCGCGGGCTTGACGCCACCGAACTGCTCACCGGCGTACGCGACCACGTCCAGCGTGGACATGACCAGGCCCGCGCCGTTGCCGATGATGCCGACCTCGCCGTCGAGCTTGACGTAGTTGAGGTCCTTGGCCTTGGCGGCCTGCTCCAGCGGGTCGACCGCGGCCTTGTCCTCCAGCGCCTCGTGGTCGGCGTGGCGGAAGCCGGCGTTCTCGTCCAGCGTCACCTTCGCGTCCAGGCACAGCACCTTGCCGGAGCTGATCTTCGCGAGCGGGTTGACCTCGACCAGCGTCGCGTCCTCGGCCCGGAAGGTCTGCCACAGCTTGATCGCGATGTCCACGACCTGGTCGGCGACCTCGGCCGGGAAGTGGCCGGCGGTGACGATCTCACGCGCCAGCGCCTCGTCGACGCCACGGTTGGCGTCGATCGCGATCTTCGCGACCTTCTCCGGCTGCTCCTCGGCGACGGTCTCGATCTCCATACCGCCGGCGACGCTGGCGATGCACAGGAAGGTGCGGTTCGCCCGGTCCAGCAGGTAGGAGAAGTAGTACTCCTCGACGATGTCGGCCGTCTCGGCCAGCATCACCTTGTGGACCGTGTGGCCCTTGATGTCCATGCCAAGGATGTCGTTCGCGCGGTCGTACGCCTCGGTCGCATCGGCGGCGAGCTTCACGCCGCCGGCCTTGCCGCGGCCACCGACCTTCACCTGCGCCTTGACGACGACCCGGCCGCCCAGGCGCTCGGCGATGGCGCGGGCCTCCTCCGGGGTCTCGGCGACGCCACCGGCGAGCACGGGCAGACCGTGCTTCTCGAAGACATCGCGCCCCTGGTACTCGTACAGGTCCACCGATACCTCTTCGTGTCCAGCCCATGGCGTCGCGGGCTGGACGCCCGCTGCGACGCGTAGGGACCATTGCCCATCCTCCGCTGGCTGGGCCTTCCGCGCAGCCTAACGGTCGGTCAGCGCAACGTATCGGCACGACCGCCCGGTGTGCCCAACTGCACACCGGTCGCCGTCCGGCACCGGCCCGGCCCGAAGGCCGCCGCGCGGCGCCGGACGGCGTGGTGGCAGGTGCTCAGCCGAGCAGCTCGACCGGCACCCGGCCGGCGGCCTGGTAGCGCAGCGCGGCGAGGAGTTCGGCCGGGGTGCCCGGGGCCGCGCCGACCGGCACGTGGATGTTGGTGCCCAGCTTCTTCATCCGCCGCCGCTGCGCGACGGCGGTGCCGGCCCGGTTCTCCACGTTGCCCTGCTTCGCGAGGTTGAACTGGGGCTCGATGCGGGAGTCGCGGGGCTTCACGCACAGCTGCGGGCCGTGCCAGTTGCGCACGTACACCGACTCGACGTCGGCCCAGGGCAGGTGCAGCACGCGGGCCTTGTCGAGCATGGGCCGGACGTACACCCCGCCGGCGTCGGCGGCGAGCTGCACCGGGCGCAGCTGGCGCGCGACCGAGACCGGCAGCCACGCCAGCAGGCCCAGCACGAGCACGAGCGCGCCGAGCCCGACCATGCCGCTGTTCATGTCGCCGTACTTGGCGCTGTGCACCGTCTCCTGGCTGTGCAGCAGCAGGTAAACCCCGGTGGGCAGCATGAAGAGGCTGAGCAGGGTCATGATCACGAGTTCGCCGCGGCGGTGCGCGAGCAGGTGCCGCCAGGTGCCGGCGAGCTGCACCGTCACCGGCAGGCCGGCGGGGATGAGCTGCCGCACCGTCGGGACGGCCGCGGGGGCGGGGGTGCCCGCCAGGGGGTCAGGGCTGGTCATGGCGCGTGAACCTAGCAGCCCGTCACTCTTTTCGGTGACCCTGCGCATGCCCGTAACCCCGGCCACCGGCCGTCGTTGAGTCTGATGTCAGAGAGCTGAGGCCGGAACGGCCGAGGCAGGATGACACAAACGGCCGATGCCCTGTCGGTCGAGGGGTGGCGGCGGGGCATCGTGCATAGAGGAGCCGGACGTGTGAGGGGTGCGTCCGGCTCCTCCCTTTCTGCGTGTCCGTGAGGTCGTCCGGAGCGCACACGCACCCCCGAAGCCGGTCCGGCGCGGGGGTGCGGTCTTACCAAGGGGTATGAGGTCAGGCAGGCTGGGCGGTCGCCACGTTGGCCCGCACCCAGTCGACGATGGCGTGGGTCGTCGCGCCGGGCGTGAACACCTTGGCCACGCCGAGCCGCTCCAGCTCGGGGATGTCCGCGTCGGGGATGATGCCGCCGCCGAACACCACCATGTCCCCGGCGCCGCGCTCGCGCAGCAGCTCGACCACCCGCGGGAACAGGGTCATGTGCGCGCCGGACAGCACGGACAGGCCGACCGCGTCGGCGTCCTCCTGGATCGCGGTCTCCACGATCTGCTCCGCCGTCTGGTGCAGGCCGGTGTAGATGACCTCCATACCCGCGTCGCGCAGGGCTCTGGCCACCACCTTCGCGCCCCGGTCGTGCCCGTCGAGCCCGGGCTTGGCGACGACCACGCGAATACGAGTGCCCATCAGTGCTCACCTCTCCGCCGTACTGACCTTAACGAACGGTAACCCACCCACCGACGCTCACTGCCAGCGGTCCAGCGGTCTCTGTCCGCGACACCTATATATACGCGCTGCCCCGCGCGTCACTACTCTCCGTAGGTCTCGCATTCCCGACAAATAGCGTCGCTATCGGGCAAGTCGGGCCGGACAGTCGCACTCATAGCGAAGAGATGCCGGACAGGAGCTTGTGCCTACCCCTACGGGTTGGTTAAGTTGTGCCGCAGCGCAACGAGAAATCCCCAAAGATGTGCCATCCAAAAATGGGTGACAGAGCGTCGCGGCAACCAGCGGCGCCACCGATGACGGAGGCTGTACGTGCAATACAGGCCAACACTGTTACGGGAGGGTGACCGCTACCGCGGCCGCCGACGGGCTCCCGCCCCGCCCCGCAGCAGATACCTCGCTGTAGTCACGACCGCTTTCGTCGGTGCAGGGATTGTCGCCTTCGGTGCCGGAGCCGGCATCAAGGACGCGAAGACCGACGCTCTCGTCGGCGACACCGCCGCCTCGGAACTCAGCGGGGCCCGCCTCGAAGCCGCCGAACGCGCCGGCCGTGGCGAGGACCGCTCGCTCAGCACCTCGATCGCCCAGTCCCCGAACGCGTGGGTCCTGCCGAACCACGACTACCGCCTGACCTCCCTGTTCGGTCAGCGCTGGGGCAAGGCGCACAAGGGCGTCGACATCGCCGTGCCCGAGGGCACGCCCGTCGCCGCGATGCACGAGGGCATCGTCGTGCTGGCCCGCTACAACGGCGGCTACGGCAACCACGTGATCATCGACCACGGCAACGGCCTGAAGACCACATACGGGCACAACAGCCGTCTCATGGTCAAGGAAGGCCAGCGGGTCAAGGCGGGCGACATCATCGCCATCTCCGGCAGCACCGGCCACTCCACCGGCCCGCACGTCCACCTTGAGATCCACGTGAACGACGTCGCGGTGAACCCCATCCCGTGGTTCAAGTCGCACGGTGTCGACCTCGAGTTGGAGATCGAACAGGCCTACGACGGCTCGGTGAGCTGATTTTCCTCCGCAAAGCCGCCCGGTATCGCGAGATCCGGGCGGCTTTGTCGTGTTCTGCCGCTCCCGGCGGTGGCCCCGGTCACCGGAATCCGGTGGCGCACGTCACTCGACCCTGACGGGACTCAGGGTAGGCCCGGGTACGTAAAGGGGACATAACTCCCGAGTGGTACCCGCCCGCATGTCCGTTCCGGCTTGGGGGCGGGCTGGCCATACCTGCTTTGACCAGGCAACATAGCTCGAGCCCGTGTCAACGTAGACCCGGAGGTTCCCACCTCATGCAAGGCAGCAGTACCGAACTCCTCAAGGCAGCCCGCGCCCAGTACGACATCGTCAGCGACAAGATCCGAAGCGGCCTCCGCGGCCGCTCGCGTCATGTCGTGGCCGTCGCGGCACTGGCCGGCATCGCGTCTGTAGGCCTGGTCGCAGCCAACATCGACAACGGACCCACCGAGGTCACCCCCGTGGCGGCGACGTCCACGGTCAGCCGCGAGGCGGCGGCGGAACGCGCCGACCGCTCCGCGCGCACCACGGCGAAGACCCAGCTCGCCGCGCCCAAGGCGGCGCCGAAGGCCAAGTCGGTCGCGCCCAAGGCGGCCCAGCCCGCGCAGAGCAAGGCGAAGGCCGGCACCTCGGTGCCCAAGGCCAAGGCCGCCGCGCCGGTCAAGGTCCGCCCCACCTGGGGCAGCCCCATGCCGGGCGCTCAGGTCACCTCCTGCTTCGGTCAGCGCTGGGGCGTCCTGCACGCCGGCGTCGACCTCGCCGAGCCCGCCGGCACCCCGATCCGCGCGGTCGGCCCCGGCACCGTGTTCAGCAACGGCTGGGCCTACAGCGGCTACGGCATCTCCGTGGTCGTCGACCACGGCGACGGCTACTTCACCCACTACGCCCACATGAGCCGCGACGCGGTGCAGATCGGCCAGAAGGTGAAGGCCGGCGACCTGCTCGGCTACGAGGGCTCCACCGGCGACTCCACCGGCCCCCACCTGCATTTCGAGGTGCACAAGGGCATGTGGAACCAGATCGAGCCGAGCGCGTGGCTGAAGGCCCGCGGCGTGCCGATCAGCTGCTGACCCGCACCTCCCGGACGCCGGTGCGCCACCCGCGCACCGCGTCCCCCAGCGGAAACCCCACCCCCCGACACGTGTGGGCCCGGATCACCAGATCCGGGCCCACACGTGTATATCCGCCCAGGCCCGCCCGCCCGCTTGCGCCGATGATCGGCGGTTCGTGTCGGAAGGTGGCGTCGAGCCGCACTTTCCAACACGAAGCGGCGATCAAGGCTGCCAGGCCGGGTCTGCGCAGGCCCGGCCTGGGCTCAGATCTTCTCCAGGGGGGCGTGGCGGAGGACCAGCCAGAGGACCTGGTCGCCGAAGTCGACCTGCACCTGGGCCCGCGCTCCCGCGCCCTGCACGGCGAGCACCCGGCCCAGTCCGTAGCGCTGGTGGTTGACCCGGTCGCCGGCCGACAGCGACGGCGCCGCGGCCAGATCGCTCGCGGTGGCCAGCTTGCTCGGGTCGATGCCGATCTTGCTGGCGAGCGCCGCGGCCCGGGCGGTGCCGCCCACGAAGGTGCCGCTCCCCCGCTCCTGCGCCCGCTCGCGGCCGCCGATGCCGCCGCCCCGGGAACCCCACGAGGTGTACGCCCCCTCGGTGCGCTTCCAGTCGAGCAGCTCCGGCGGCAGCTCCTCCAGGAAGCGCGACGCCGGGTTGTACTGCGGCTGCCCCCACGCCGAGCGGGTCACCGCCCGGGACAGGTAGAGCCGGCGGCGGGCGCGGGTGATGCCGACATAGGCCAGCCGCCGCTCCTCCTCCAGCTCCTTGACCTCGCCCAGCGACCGCAGGTGCGGGAAGACCCCGTCCTCCAGGCCGGTGAGGAAGACCACGGGGAACTCCAGGCCCTTGGCGGTGTGCAGCGTCATCAGCGTGACCACGCCCTGGTGCTCCGGGTCGTCCGAGGGCACCTGGTCGGCGTCGGCCACCAGTGCGACCTGCTCCAGGAAGCCGGCCAGGGTGGGCGTCTCGTCGGCCGCGGCGGTGCGCTCGGCGTACTCCCGGGCCACGCTGACGAGTTCCTGCAGGTTCTCGACCCGGCCCTCGTCCTGCGGGTCCAGGCTCTCCTCCAGCTCCGAGAGCAGCCCGGACTCGGTCAGCAACTGCTCCAGCAACTGCTCCGGCGGCGCGGTGCGGGCCAGCTCGCGCGCGGAGTCCATCATGGCCAGGAAGTCGCCGATGGAGTTGACCGCGCGGGTCGAGATGCCCGGCGCTTCGGCGGCCCGGCGCAACGCGGCCCCGAAGGAGACCCGGTCGCGCGCGGCCAGCGCCTCCACGACGGCCTCGGCACGGTCGCCGAGACCCCGCTTGGGGGTGTTGATGATGCGGCGCATGCTGACCGTGTCGTCCTCATTGGACACCGCCCGCAGGTAGGCCAGCGCGTCGCGGACCTCCTTGCGCTCGTAGAAGCGCACCCCGCCGACGACCTTGTAGGGCAGGCCGAGCCGGATGAAGATGTCCTCGAAGACCCGGGACTGGGCATTGGTGCGGTAGAACACCGCGACGTCGCCGGGCCGGGCCGACTCGGCGTCGGTGAGCCGGTCGATCTCGCGGGCCACCCAGTCGGCCTCGGCGTGCTCGTTGTCGGCGACATAGCCGACGATCTGCTCACCCGCGCCCTGGTCGCTCCACAGCCGCTTGGGCTTGCGGTCGCTGTTGCGGTCGATGACCGCGTTGGCGGCGGACAGGATGGTCTGCGTGGAGCGGTAGTTCTGCTCCAGCAGGATGGTGCGCGCCTGCGGGTAGTCCCGCTCGAACTCCAGGATGTTGCGGATGGTCGCGCCGCGGAACGCGTAGATCGACTGATCGGCGTCACCCACCACGCACAGCTCGCCGGTGTCCCCGACCAGCTCCTTGACCAGCGTGTACTGGGCGTGGTTGGTGTCCTGGTACTCGTCGACGAGCACGTGGCGGAAGCGCCGCCGGTACTTCTCCGTCACCTCGGGCTTGGCCTGCAGCAGGTGCACGGTGCGCATGATGATGTCGTCGAAGTCGAGCGCGTGGGCCTGCTGCAGCCGCTGCTGGTAGAGCGTGTAGGCCTCGCCCAGCACCCGCTCGGCGGGCCCGTGCGGGCTGAACGCCTCGGGGTCGACCAGCTCGTTCTTGAGGTTCGACACCTGCGCGGCCAGGCTGCGCGGTGGGTAGCGCTTGGGGTCCAGGTCGAGTTCGCGGGCGACCAGCTGCATCAGCCGGCGCGAGTCGTCCGCGTCGTAGATCGAGAAGGTCGACTTGAGGCCGGCGTGCTCGTGCTCGGCGCGCAGGATGCGCAGGCAGGCCGAGTGGAACGTGGACACCCACATCATCCGGGCCCGGTTGCCGACCTGGTGTGCGACCCGTTCGCGCAGCTCACCGGCGGCCTTGTTGGTGAACGTGATGGCCAGGATCTCGCCGGGGTGCACCCCGCGGGCGGCCAGCAGGTAGGCGATGCGCTGGGTCAGCACCCGGGTCTTGCCGGAGCCGGCACCCGCGACGATGAGCAGCGGTGTGCCCTCGTGGGTGACGGCCGCCCGCTGGGGCTCGTTCAGGCCCTCCAGGAGCGCCGCCACGCGGGGGCCGGACTCGGTGGGGGCCCGGTCACCCGGGGACGGCCAGGAGCCGCCGGAGGCCTTCTCGGCGGGCGGTTTCACGGTGGCGGGCCTCCCCCCGGGCGTCGTCTCGGACGGCGTCATCTCGGGGAGATCGAAGAGCGCATGCATCGTCTGGAGAGTCTATGCGCCCCCTACGACATCGACCCAGCCCGCCACCGGTGAGCGTGAAACCGGGCCGTAGCGAGAAGGTCGTGCAGGTGTCACCGATGGGCGGTGGCGCGGCAGAAACGCATACGCAAGGATGCCTTCATAAATCATCGCGCACCCCCGCGCGATGCCGACTCTGGAGGCCCCCCATGAATCACCCCCGTTCTCGGGGCTGGGCAGGCAAGATGCGGCACCTGGCGCTACCGGCGCTGGCCGTGGCCGTCGTCGCGACGATCCCGTTGAGCAGCGGTTCGAACGCATCTTCGGCCCCGGCGTGGACACCCCTCTCGCCGGTGTCGGTCAACATGGCCGCGGCGGCTCCGGCCGGCCACGCGGCGTACGGCAACCTGCTCGCGTTCAACGACTTCCACGGCGCGATCGACGCGCCGACCGGCAGCGGCGCGGCGGTGCTGGGCACCCCTGCGGGCGGTGTCGAATACCTGGCGCACTGGGTCAAGAAGCTGCGCGCCGAGGGCGAGGCGGCAGGCCAGGAGGTCGTCACCGTCGGCGCGGGCGACATGATCGGCGCGACCCCGCTGGTCAGCGCGGCGTTCCATGACGAGCCCACCATCGAGCTGCTCAGCGAGCTGGGCCTCGACGTCAGCTCGGTCGGCAACCACGAGTTCGACGAGGGCGTCACCGAGCTCCAGCGGATGCAGCACGGCGGCTGCCACCCGGTCGACGGCTGCTTCGCCGGCGACGGCTTCGCCGGCGCGGAGTTCCAGTACCTCGCCGCGAACGTCACCGACAAGCGCACCAAGCTGCCCATCCTGCCGCCGGTCGACGTGAAGATCATCGACGGCGTGCCGGTCGGCTTCATCGGCATGACGCTGGAGGGCACCCCGGGCATCGTGAACCCGGCCGGCATCACCAAGGTCGACTTCCGGGACGAGGTCGAGACCGCGAACCTGTGGAGCGGCCTGCTGCGGCTGGTCGGCATCAAGGCGCAGGTGCTGCTGCTGCACGAGGGCGGCCAGCAGGGCGCCACCGGCAACATCTCCACCTGTGACGGCTTCACCGGCGTGATCTCCCCGATCGTGGCCGGGCTGCGCGACGAGATCGGCGTCGTGGTCTCCGGCCACACGCACCGCTTCTACTCGTGCTCGCTGCCCAACAAGTCGGGCAAGCCGGTCGTGGTCACCAGCGCCGGCACCAACGGCCAGCTGGTCACCGACATCACGCTGAACATGGACCGGCGCAGCCGCACCTTCACCTCGATCGAGGCGCACAACGTCGTCGTCGAGAACGGCGTACGCAACGCCGACGGCACCTGGCAGACCACCGCGCCCGGCGTGTTCGTGCGCAACCCCGCGCTGGTCGACCCGGCCGCCAAGACGATCGCGGACAAGTACCGCACCGCCGTGGCGCCGCTGGCCAACCGGATCGTCGGCAGCGTCTCCGCCGACATCGTCCGCGACGTCGTGCCCAGCGGCGAGAGCCCGCTCGGCGACGTCATCGCCGACGCCCAGCTGGCCTGGACCGCCTCCGCCGGGGCACAGCTCGCGCTGATGAACCCGGGCGGCATCCGGGCCGCGATCACCTACGCGAACTCGCCCGGTGGCGAGGCGCCGGGCCAGGTGACCTACGGCGAGGCGTTCACCGTCCAGCCGTTCAACAACCTGGTCGTGACCGCCTCCCTGACCGGGGCGCAGCTCGACGCGGTGCTGGAGCAGCAGTTCGCCGGCCACGCCGGCCAGAACACCACCAAGATCCTTCAGATCTCGGCGGGCTTCACGTACTCGTACGACAGCACCCTGCCGCTCGGCAGCCGGGTCTCCGACCTGAAGCTGAACGGCACGCCGATCGATCCGGCGGCCAGCTACAAGGTGACGACGAACGACTTCCTGGCCAACGGCGGCGACAACTTCACGGCGCTGACCGCGGGCACGGGCCGGGTCTACGCGCCTGGGTTCGACGTCGACGCGCTGGTGGCGCACCTGGCCACCGGCCCGATCACCCCGGGACCGGCCAACCGCATCACCAAGCTCGGCTGACCCACCACCCGGATAGATCAAGGTCTCACATGATGGTCGACGTGCTTGCGCAGCGAGGTATTCATGGCATACTTGGCAACGTGATCAACCAGGCGTTCTACTTTACCTATGGCTCCGGGAACCCGGCAGTCGTAGGTCGCGCCTGAGCACACAGACCTCACGAAAGCCCCGGGCTCCCAGAGCCCGGGGCTTTCGCCTTTGTCCCGGCCACTGGTGAGCGACAATCCCATCGAGGAGTCCCACATGAGCGCCATCGCCCACGAGACCGGCACCACCGCGCCGGAGGCCGCCACCGAGATCAGCTCGATGCGCGAGCGCATCGACCAGATCGACGCCGCCCTCATCGCGCTGTGGAAGGAGCGTGCCGCGATCTCGCAGCAGGTCGGCAAGACCCGCGTCGCCTCCGGCGGCACCCGCCTGGTGCTCAGCCGCGAGCGGGAGATCATGGACCGCTTCCGCGCCGAACTCGGCCCCGACGGCACCCAGCTCGCCCTGCTCATCCTCCGCGCCGGCCGCGGCCCGCTGTAATCCGCAACTCCTAAAGATTCGCGGGCACCGCCTCCCGCTGTTGGCCCGACTCTTCAAGAGTTGCGGCAGAGGGCACATGCACAGGGCACCGCCCGCTACGCGGACGGTGCCCTGCTCTATGTTGACCCGGTGGCGGGCGGTCCGGCCGGAGGCTCAACCCCACCTGACCGTTCGCCACCGGGAGACACTCCTACCCCGCGTGCACCACGTCCCGCTCCTGCGCGAAGTGGCATGCGCTCGGGTGCCCCGAGGTGGGGCGGATCTGCAGCAACGGCGGCTCCGTCGCGCAGATCTCCTGTGCCTTCCAGCACCGGGTGCGGAAGCGGCAGCCCGACGGCGGGTTGGCCGGCGACGGGACGTCGCCCTCCAACCGGATGACCGCCTTGCGCTGACGCGCCGTGGGGTCCGGCACCGGCACCGCGGACAGCAGAGCCTGCGTGTACGGGTGCGTCGGCCGGACGTAGATGTCGTCGTCGGTGCCGACCTCGACCATCTTGCCGAGGTACATCACGCCCACCCGGTCGGCGATGTGGCGCACCACCGACAGGTCGTGGGCGATGAAGATGTACGACAGGTTGAACTCGTTCTGCAGCTGGTCCAGCAGGTTCATCACCTGCGCCTGGATCGACACGTCGAGTGCCGACACGGGCTCGTCGCAGACGATGACCTCCGGCTTGAGCGCGAGGGCACGGGCGATGCCGATGCGCTGGCGCTGACCGCCGGAGAACTGGTGCGGGTACCGGTTGATGTGCTCGGGGTTGAGACCGACCACGTCCAGCAGGTCCTGCACCTTGCGCCGCCGCTCGCCCTTGGGCGCCACCTCGGGGTGGATCTCGAACGGCTCCCCGACGATGTCGCCCACGGTCATCCGCGGGTTGAGCGAGGTGTACGGGTCCTGCATGACGAGCTGGATGTTGCGACGCAGCCGGCGCTGGTCGGCCGGGTTGAGCCGCAGCACGTCCCGCCCCTGGTAGCGCACCTCACCCGAGGTGGGCTTCTCCAGGTTCATCAGCAGCTTGGCCAGCGTCGACTTGCCACAGCCCGACTCGCCGACGATGCCCAGGGTCTCGCCCTTGTGCAGGTCGAGCGAGACACCGTCGACCGCCTTGATCTGCCCGATGGTGCGCTTGAAGACGATGCCCTGGCGGATCGGGAAGTGCTTGACCAGGTCGCGTACTTCGAGGATCACTTCACTCACGGCCGTACAGCTCCTCTGCGAAGTGACAGGCGCTGGAGCGGACGCCACCCAGCTCGATCAGCGCGGGGCGCTGGGTCGAGCAGATGTCACGCGCCATCTGGCACCGCGGGTGGAACGCGCAGCCCGAGGGGATGCGCAGCAGGTTGGGCGGAAGACCCTTGATGGTGTTGAGCTCCTGGCCCTTGAGGTCCAGGCGCGGCAGCGAGTCCAGCAGGGCCAGCGTGTACGGGTGGCAGGGCTTGCCGTACAGGTTGTGCACGTCGGCCTGCTCCACGATCCGGCCCGCGTACATGACCGCGATCCGGTCCGCGACGTCGGCGACCACGCCGAGGTCGTGGGTGATCAGGATCATGCCCATGTTCCGGTCGCGGCGGATCTCCGCCAGCAGGTCCATGATCTGGGCCTGCACCGTCACGTCGAGCGCCGTGGTGGGCTCGTCCGCGATCAGCACCTCGGGGTCCAGCGCCAGCGCCATGGCGATCATGACGCGCTGGCGCATGCCGCCGGAGAACTGGTGCGGGTAGTCCTTCAGGCGCGTCTTCGCCGCCGGGATCTTGACCAGGTCCAGCAGCTCCGTGGCGCGCTGGTAGCCGTCGGCGCGGCTCATGCCCCGCCGCTTGCGGAACAGCTCGGCGATCTGGAACCCGACCGTGAAGACCGGGTTCAGCGCCGAGAGCGCGTCCTGGAACACCATCGCGATGCCCTCGCCGCGGACCAGCCGGCGCTCGTCCTTGCCCATGGTGAGCAGGTCCTTGCCGCGGAAGCGGATGGAACCGCCCGTCACGAAGCCCGGCGGGGTGTCGAGGATGCCCATGATGGTCTGCGCCGTCACGCTCTTGCCGGAGCCCGACTCGCCGAGCACCGCCAACGTCTCACCGGCGTCCACGTGGTACGACACACCGTTGATCACCTTGGCCACGCCGTCCCGGGTGCGGAACTCGACGTGCAGGTTGTCGACCTCGAGCAGGTGGCCCGCAGAGCCGCCGTCGACGCCTTGCACCGGCGCCGTCTTCACCTTGATGTCACTCACGACGCCTCCTAGCGCAGCTTCGGGTCTAGTGCGTCGCGCACGGCATCGCCGAGCATGACGAAGCTGAGCACCGCAATGGCGAGGAACGCGGCGGGGAACGCCATGATGTAG contains these protein-coding regions:
- the sucC gene encoding ADP-forming succinate--CoA ligase subunit beta, whose protein sequence is MDLYEYQGRDVFEKHGLPVLAGGVAETPEEARAIAERLGGRVVVKAQVKVGGRGKAGGVKLAADATEAYDRANDILGMDIKGHTVHKVMLAETADIVEEYYFSYLLDRANRTFLCIASVAGGMEIETVAEEQPEKVAKIAIDANRGVDEALAREIVTAGHFPAEVADQVVDIAIKLWQTFRAEDATLVEVNPLAKISSGKVLCLDAKVTLDENAGFRHADHEALEDKAAVDPLEQAAKAKDLNYVKLDGEVGIIGNGAGLVMSTLDVVAYAGEQFGGVKPANFLDIGGGASAEVMANGLEIVLSDPAVKSVFVNVFGGITACDAVANGIVQALAMLEGRGESVTKPLVVRLDGNNAEAGRAILDSANNPLVQRVDTMDGAAKRAAELAAAGK
- a CDS encoding cobalamin B12-binding domain-containing protein, with translation MGTRIRVVVAKPGLDGHDRGAKVVARALRDAGMEVIYTGLHQTAEQIVETAIQEDADAVGLSVLSGAHMTLFPRVVELLRERGAGDMVVFGGGIIPDADIPELERLGVAKVFTPGATTHAIVDWVRANVATAQPA
- a CDS encoding M23 family metallopeptidase gives rise to the protein MQYRPTLLREGDRYRGRRRAPAPPRSRYLAVVTTAFVGAGIVAFGAGAGIKDAKTDALVGDTAASELSGARLEAAERAGRGEDRSLSTSIAQSPNAWVLPNHDYRLTSLFGQRWGKAHKGVDIAVPEGTPVAAMHEGIVVLARYNGGYGNHVIIDHGNGLKTTYGHNSRLMVKEGQRVKAGDIIAISGSTGHSTGPHVHLEIHVNDVAVNPIPWFKSHGVDLELEIEQAYDGSVS
- a CDS encoding M23 family metallopeptidase, with product MQGSSTELLKAARAQYDIVSDKIRSGLRGRSRHVVAVAALAGIASVGLVAANIDNGPTEVTPVAATSTVSREAAAERADRSARTTAKTQLAAPKAAPKAKSVAPKAAQPAQSKAKAGTSVPKAKAAAPVKVRPTWGSPMPGAQVTSCFGQRWGVLHAGVDLAEPAGTPIRAVGPGTVFSNGWAYSGYGISVVVDHGDGYFTHYAHMSRDAVQIGQKVKAGDLLGYEGSTGDSTGPHLHFEVHKGMWNQIEPSAWLKARGVPISC
- the pcrA gene encoding DNA helicase PcrA → MHALFDLPEMTPSETTPGGRPATVKPPAEKASGGSWPSPGDRAPTESGPRVAALLEGLNEPQRAAVTHEGTPLLIVAGAGSGKTRVLTQRIAYLLAARGVHPGEILAITFTNKAAGELRERVAHQVGNRARMMWVSTFHSACLRILRAEHEHAGLKSTFSIYDADDSRRLMQLVARELDLDPKRYPPRSLAAQVSNLKNELVDPEAFSPHGPAERVLGEAYTLYQQRLQQAHALDFDDIIMRTVHLLQAKPEVTEKYRRRFRHVLVDEYQDTNHAQYTLVKELVGDTGELCVVGDADQSIYAFRGATIRNILEFERDYPQARTILLEQNYRSTQTILSAANAVIDRNSDRKPKRLWSDQGAGEQIVGYVADNEHAEADWVAREIDRLTDAESARPGDVAVFYRTNAQSRVFEDIFIRLGLPYKVVGGVRFYERKEVRDALAYLRAVSNEDDTVSMRRIINTPKRGLGDRAEAVVEALAARDRVSFGAALRRAAEAPGISTRAVNSIGDFLAMMDSARELARTAPPEQLLEQLLTESGLLSELEESLDPQDEGRVENLQELVSVAREYAERTAAADETPTLAGFLEQVALVADADQVPSDDPEHQGVVTLMTLHTAKGLEFPVVFLTGLEDGVFPHLRSLGEVKELEEERRLAYVGITRARRRLYLSRAVTRSAWGQPQYNPASRFLEELPPELLDWKRTEGAYTSWGSRGGGIGGRERAQERGSGTFVGGTARAAALASKIGIDPSKLATASDLAAAPSLSAGDRVNHQRYGLGRVLAVQGAGARAQVQVDFGDQVLWLVLRHAPLEKI
- a CDS encoding bifunctional metallophosphatase/5'-nucleotidase, giving the protein MNHPRSRGWAGKMRHLALPALAVAVVATIPLSSGSNASSAPAWTPLSPVSVNMAAAAPAGHAAYGNLLAFNDFHGAIDAPTGSGAAVLGTPAGGVEYLAHWVKKLRAEGEAAGQEVVTVGAGDMIGATPLVSAAFHDEPTIELLSELGLDVSSVGNHEFDEGVTELQRMQHGGCHPVDGCFAGDGFAGAEFQYLAANVTDKRTKLPILPPVDVKIIDGVPVGFIGMTLEGTPGIVNPAGITKVDFRDEVETANLWSGLLRLVGIKAQVLLLHEGGQQGATGNISTCDGFTGVISPIVAGLRDEIGVVVSGHTHRFYSCSLPNKSGKPVVVTSAGTNGQLVTDITLNMDRRSRTFTSIEAHNVVVENGVRNADGTWQTTAPGVFVRNPALVDPAAKTIADKYRTAVAPLANRIVGSVSADIVRDVVPSGESPLGDVIADAQLAWTASAGAQLALMNPGGIRAAITYANSPGGEAPGQVTYGEAFTVQPFNNLVVTASLTGAQLDAVLEQQFAGHAGQNTTKILQISAGFTYSYDSTLPLGSRVSDLKLNGTPIDPAASYKVTTNDFLANGGDNFTALTAGTGRVYAPGFDVDALVAHLATGPITPGPANRITKLG
- a CDS encoding chorismate mutase — encoded protein: MVSDNPIEESHMSAIAHETGTTAPEAATEISSMRERIDQIDAALIALWKERAAISQQVGKTRVASGGTRLVLSREREIMDRFRAELGPDGTQLALLILRAGRGPL
- a CDS encoding ABC transporter ATP-binding protein gives rise to the protein MSEVILEVRDLVKHFPIRQGIVFKRTIGQIKAVDGVSLDLHKGETLGIVGESGCGKSTLAKLLMNLEKPTSGEVRYQGRDVLRLNPADQRRLRRNIQLVMQDPYTSLNPRMTVGDIVGEPFEIHPEVAPKGERRRKVQDLLDVVGLNPEHINRYPHQFSGGQRQRIGIARALALKPEVIVCDEPVSALDVSIQAQVMNLLDQLQNEFNLSYIFIAHDLSVVRHIADRVGVMYLGKMVEVGTDDDIYVRPTHPYTQALLSAVPVPDPTARQRKAVIRLEGDVPSPANPPSGCRFRTRCWKAQEICATEPPLLQIRPTSGHPSACHFAQERDVVHAG